One genomic window of Centroberyx gerrardi isolate f3 chromosome 15, fCenGer3.hap1.cur.20231027, whole genome shotgun sequence includes the following:
- the LOC139918737 gene encoding semaphorin-4G produces MSLDARIPPRSESACPVRRSAEMQAARSSAPPSALRLLLLSCCVCVAAAYPFRTPLDMDVTPRITVLASGLQGCRRFQSSAVNYSTMLLEADSERLYVGARGAAFSLNASDISASAALTIEWEASPEQKRQCLSKGKDNKTECFNHIRFLQRFNSTHLYMCGTHAFSPLCAYIDEERFVMSSRTEEGRDKCPYGPTTGYTGLMIDQQMFTASQYEFRSFPDIRRNSPSPTLKTEDAPTRWLNEADFVGSALVRESEGSGTGDDDKIYFFFTERSQEQTTTYSHSRVARVARVCKGDRGGRLTLQKRWTSFLKARLMCSLPEYDFHFNMLRSVFVVHGHTPQDTLFYGIFGLEWKNVKASAVCRFSLSEVQQAFQGPYMENQDSGSKWNEYTGKIPDPRPGTCITDALRARGINFSTSLPDDVLDFVRRHPLMSQQVQPSDRRPLLFRRTTDYTQMAVHMVQGLDGQTYHILYMGTDEGWLHKAVEVEGQLHIIEELQLFEEPQAVNSLLISATQMSVYVGSPSGLVQLPLSTCHRYTSCYDCIFARDPHCAWNGAQCVEIMSHADRSALIQDIQRGNRGCENTEDDVVQRSRSVRVGDDVLLQCELSSNLATPMWTLDGSKLQGYGLDSGFRTGTDGLLIIEARPDQSGQYTCHALENNIQVAIVTYNVTVRLDLPPPPPVEPTEDPYSPSIALTTPSEPPSSERPLPPPPAPLLPRSELLSPRNMEAMYLSLITILGGLCIVLTVVLLYVGFCLRVGRRGKYSLRAAAAAYPDRKRHGRNRKQHRSSSHMELKTISSHCNGNGVCNGISKQHNGDTQDGGLLQIVPGQGHSSSNKEPPPPAPPLPPTPQLPSPECDFPSGLSATLPSVLRRMNGNSYVLLRQSDSESTSPLCYSFTDELSRILEKRKHTQLLPRPDESSV; encoded by the exons atgtctttGGATGCGCGCATACCACCCCGGTCGGAGAGTGCGTGTCCCGTGAGACGCTCGGCGGAGATGCAGGCGGCTCGATCCTCCGCGCCGCCGTCCGCGCTGCGGCTCCTGCTgctgagctgctgtgtgtgtgtggcggccgCCTATCCCTTCAGAACGCCCCTGGACATGGACGTCACGCCGCGCATCACTGTGCTGGCCAGCG GTCTCCAGGGTTGTAGGCGTTTCCAGTCCTCTGCAGTCAACTACAGCACTATGTTGCTGGAGGCTGACAGTGAGCGTCTCTACGTCGGGGCCCGGGGGgctgctttctctctcaatgCCTCTGACATCTCAGCCAGCGCGGCTCtgact ATTGAGTGGGAGGCTTCCCCGGAGCAAAAACGTCAGTGTCTGAGCAAGGGAAAAGACAATAAG ACGGAGTGTTTTAATCACATCCGCTTCCTCCAGCGGTTCAACTCCACTCATCTCTATATGTGTGGGACTCATGCCTTCAGTCCCCTCTGTGCATACATA GATGAGGAGAGGTTTGTGATGTCATCTCGGACTGAAGAGGGCAGAGACAAGTGTCCCTATGGCCCAACGACTGGCTACACTGGCCTCATGATAG ACCAGCAGATGTTTACGGCCTCTCAGTACGAGTTTCGGAGCTTTCCAGATATCCGCCGTAACTCTCCGTCTCCCACGCTGAAGACGGAAGACGCTCCCACGCGCTGGCTGAACG AGGCGGACTTTGTGGGCTCGGCGCTggtgagggagagcgagggcaGCGGCACCGGAGACGATGACAAGATCTACTTCTTCTTCACAGAGAGGAGCCAAGAGCAGACAACGACCTACAGCCACAGCAGGGTGGCTCGGGTGGCACGGGTTTGTAAG GGGGACAGGGGGGGGCGTTTGACTCTCCAGAAGAGGTGGACGTCCTTCCTCAAGGCCAGGCTGATGTGTTCTCTGCCCGAGTATGACTTCCACTTCAACATGCTGCGCAGCGTGTTCGTCGTGCACGGCCACACACCGCAGGACACGCTCTTCTACGGCATCTTCGGCCTGGAGTG GAAGAACGTGAAGGCATCTGCGGTGTGTCGGTTCTCCCTGTCTGAGGTCCAGCAGGCCTTCCAGGGACCCTACATGGAGAACCAGGACTCCGGCTCCAAATGGAATGAGTACACTGGGAAGATCCCGGACCCACGGCCTGgaaca tgTATAACAGATGCACTGAGGGCCAGGGGCATAAACTTCTCTACCTCCCTGCCGGATGATGTGCTGGACTTTGTCCGGAGGCACCCGCTGATGTCCCAGCAGGTCCAGCCTTCGGACAGACGCCCCCTGTTGTTCAGGAGGACCACAGACTACACCCAGATGGCTGTACACATGGTCCAGGGCTTAGACGGACAAACAtaccatatactgtacatgggCACAG ATGAAGGCTGGTTACACAAGGCTGTAGAAGTGGAGGGTCAGCTCCACATTATAGAGGAGCTGCAACTGTTTGAGGAGCCACAGGCTGTTAATAGTCTGCTCATCTCTGCCACACAG atgagtgtgtatgtgggctCTCCGTCAGGCCTGGTGCAGCTGCCCCTCTCCACCTGCCACAGATACACTTCCTGCTATGACTGTATCTTTGCCAGGGACCCCCACTGCGCCTGGAACGGAGCCCAGTGTGTGGAGATAATGTCACACGCAGACAG ATCCGCTTTAATCCAAGACATCCAGCGTGGCAACAGGGGATGCGAGAACACAGAAGACG ACGTCGTCCAGCGGAGCCGCTCTGTCCGGGTGGGGGATGatgtgctgctgcagtgtgagcTCAGCTCCAACCTGGCAACCCCCATGTGGACCCTGGATGGCAGCAAGCTGCAGGGCTACGGCCTCGACTCTGGCTTCAGAACCGGCACCGACGGCTTGCTAATCATTGAAGCCCGACCGGACCAGAGTGGACAGTACACCTGCCATGCCCTTGAGAACAATATTCAGGTTGCCATAGTTACCTACAATGTCACTGTCCGCCTGgaccttcctcctcccccacctgtGGAGCCAACTGAAGACCCCTACAGTCCCTCCATCGCTCTGACAACGCCCAGTGAGCCCCCGTCCTCTGAGAGACCGCTGCCTCCGCCCCCGGCCCCTCTGCTCCCCCGGTCGGAGCTGCTCTCCCCGAGGAACATGGAGGCCATGTACCTGTCCCTCATCACCATCCTCGGGGGGCTGTGCATCGTCCTCACCGTGGTCCTGCTCTACGTGGGCTTCTGCCTGCGAGTGGGCCGCAGGGGGAAGTACTCCCTCCGCGCCGCTGCCGCAGCCTACCCAGACAGGAAGAGACACGGCAGGAACAGGAAGCAACACCGTAGCTCCTCCCACATGGAGCTGAAGACGATCTCTAGTCACTGTAACGGCAACGGCGTTTGTAACGGAATTTCAAAGCAACATAACGGCGACACTCAGGACGGAGGCCTTCTCCAGATCGTTCCCGGGCAGGGACACTCATCGTCCAATAAGGAGCCTCCTCCCCCggcccccccgctcccccccaccccgcagCTTCCCTCCCCGGAGTGCGACTTCCCCAGCGGGCTGTCGGCCACTCTGCCCAGCGTCCTGAGGAGAATGAACGGCAACAGCTACGTGCTGCTGAGGCAGAGCGACTCTGAGAGCACGTCGCCGCTCTGCTACTCCTTCACCGACGAGCTCAGCAGGATCTTGGAGAAGAGGAAACACACTCAGCTGCTGCCCCGGCCTGACGAGAGCTCTGTGTAG